In Phormidium yuhuli AB48, one genomic interval encodes:
- the lnt gene encoding apolipoprotein N-acyltransferase, with the protein MMGQILPILVSLLSGILMGCTVAPFEWWALGWFALAPLWWLLGRQTTPPWQLGAAWGAGFHGTAIFWITGVHPMTWMGVPWLASFAIAIACWLIIALWGAVLVGFWAYLQQWSPKAWGPRILMGVASWCLLEVLWRSLPLWWSSLAYTQSPHNLPILHLGQLSGTTTITAVLVAVNGCWAAAFDSFDLSRQRVRFPAIWAGLLVLGLAQGLGGYLYSQPLNDSPEQSLRVGLIQGNIPNEIKLYPEGLRQALEGYTRGYQNLSDAGVDVVMTPETALPVLWEGDYPRYNDTPAGHFYQAIRDRGVPAWVGTSRGTPSHYTNSLLSVSGSGETLSYYDKVILVPLGEYIPFESVLGGFIGRLSPLQAQMVPGSRDQLLETPFGPAIVSICYESAFPQHLQPQAQRGGEFFLSAANNAHYAPSMPRQHHAQDVMRAIELDRWAVRATNTGYSAFVNPHGETLWISEINQYATHIETIHRRQTQTLYVQWGDWLVWLLAILAILINIIKP; encoded by the coding sequence ATGATGGGACAGATTTTGCCGATTCTCGTGAGTCTTCTCAGCGGTATCCTGATGGGTTGTACCGTCGCCCCGTTTGAATGGTGGGCGTTAGGGTGGTTTGCCCTGGCCCCCCTCTGGTGGCTGCTGGGCCGACAAACGACTCCCCCTTGGCAGTTGGGGGCCGCTTGGGGGGCGGGATTTCATGGAACCGCCATTTTTTGGATTACCGGGGTTCATCCCATGACCTGGATGGGAGTTCCTTGGTTGGCCAGTTTTGCCATTGCGATCGCCTGTTGGCTCATTATCGCCCTCTGGGGAGCGGTTTTAGTGGGATTTTGGGCTTACCTCCAGCAATGGAGTCCCAAAGCCTGGGGGCCGAGGATTCTCATGGGTGTAGCCAGTTGGTGTCTCTTGGAAGTTCTGTGGCGATCGCTCCCCCTCTGGTGGTCCTCCCTCGCCTATACGCAAAGTCCCCATAACTTGCCCATTTTACACCTGGGGCAACTCTCAGGAACAACCACCATTACCGCCGTTCTAGTAGCGGTTAACGGCTGTTGGGCGGCAGCATTTGACTCATTTGACCTATCACGTCAACGAGTCCGTTTCCCGGCGATTTGGGCTGGGCTTCTCGTGCTAGGACTGGCCCAGGGACTGGGGGGCTATCTCTACAGCCAACCCCTCAATGACTCCCCCGAACAGAGTCTGAGAGTGGGACTGATTCAGGGCAATATCCCTAACGAGATTAAACTCTATCCCGAAGGATTGCGACAAGCCCTCGAAGGCTATACCCGAGGCTATCAGAACCTCAGTGACGCCGGGGTGGATGTGGTGATGACCCCCGAGACTGCCTTACCCGTCTTGTGGGAGGGCGATTACCCCCGGTATAACGACACACCTGCCGGGCATTTCTATCAAGCCATTCGCGATCGCGGCGTCCCCGCCTGGGTGGGAACCTCACGGGGAACCCCAAGCCACTACACCAACAGCCTTCTCAGCGTCAGCGGAAGCGGAGAAACCCTAAGTTATTACGACAAAGTAATTCTTGTCCCCCTGGGAGAATATATCCCCTTTGAATCGGTCTTAGGGGGATTCATCGGCCGGTTGTCCCCCCTACAAGCTCAGATGGTACCGGGTTCGAGGGACCAACTCCTAGAGACCCCCTTTGGGCCAGCCATTGTCAGCATCTGTTACGAATCCGCCTTCCCCCAACATCTCCAACCCCAAGCACAGCGAGGGGGGGAATTTTTCCTCAGTGCCGCCAACAACGCCCATTATGCCCCCTCGATGCCCCGTCAACACCACGCCCAGGACGTCATGCGGGCCATTGAACTCGATCGCTGGGCCGTCCGGGCCACCAACACCGGCTATTCAGCCTTTGTCAATCCCCATGGCGAGACCCTTTGGATTTCTGAGATAAACCAGTACGCCACCCACATCGAGACCATTCATCGCCGTCAGACTCAGACCCTTTACGTGCAGTGGGGAGATTGGCTAGTCTGGCTGTTGGCCATCCTGGCCATCCTCATCAACATCATCAAGCCCTAA
- the rsmI gene encoding 16S rRNA (cytidine(1402)-2'-O)-methyltransferase — protein MAGLYLVGTPIGNLQDMTLRAIQTLKDVDLIAAEDTRHTGKLLQQFQIDRPLISYHHHNRHERLGELLSRLEGGAAIALVSDAGMPGISDPGSELVQACAEAGIPVTPIPGVSACVTAVSVAGIEGDRFCFEGFLPQKGKERQERLEQVQNEPRLLVFYEAPHRLRQTLEDLETVLGGDRPVTLGRELTKRFEEIWRGTLQGAIAYYQDHDPKGEYTLVIAGDSAPSRQLSEAALKSELQALMQQGHSRSQASRLLAQSTPLSRRDLYQLALTLTD, from the coding sequence ATGGCTGGCTTATATCTAGTAGGAACGCCGATTGGCAATTTACAAGACATGACCTTGCGGGCTATCCAAACCCTCAAGGACGTGGATTTGATTGCTGCCGAGGATACCCGTCATACCGGGAAACTGTTGCAACAGTTCCAGATTGACCGGCCCCTGATTAGCTATCACCACCATAATCGCCACGAACGGTTGGGAGAGTTGCTGTCTCGCCTTGAGGGGGGAGCCGCGATCGCCCTCGTCAGCGATGCCGGAATGCCGGGAATTTCCGACCCCGGTTCCGAACTCGTCCAGGCCTGTGCCGAGGCGGGAATCCCCGTCACCCCGATTCCGGGAGTGAGTGCTTGCGTGACAGCGGTGAGTGTGGCGGGGATAGAGGGCGATCGCTTCTGTTTTGAAGGCTTCCTGCCCCAGAAAGGCAAAGAACGCCAGGAACGCCTAGAACAAGTGCAGAATGAACCCCGCCTGTTGGTGTTTTATGAAGCCCCCCATCGGCTGCGACAGACCCTCGAAGACCTAGAAACCGTCCTTGGGGGCGATCGCCCAGTAACCCTAGGCCGGGAGTTAACCAAACGCTTTGAAGAAATTTGGCGAGGAACCCTCCAGGGGGCGATCGCCTATTATCAAGACCATGACCCCAAAGGCGAATATACCCTCGTGATTGCTGGAGATTCTGCCCCGAGTCGTCAACTCTCAGAAGCCGCCCTAAAATCAGAGTTGCAGGCCCTGATGCAACAGGGTCACTCGCGATCGCAGGCTAGCCGTCTCCTGGCACAATCAACCCCCCTCTCGCGTCGTGACCTCTATCAACTGGCCTTAACCTTGACGGATTAG
- a CDS encoding S1 RNA-binding domain-containing protein: protein MTAQSRSNRDLPFSMEDFAKALDGHDTIPEKGQLVTGKVFQHDANGVYVDIGGKSHGFLPLKEVSAELVTDLEDVLPLNQEREFLVIRGANAEGQVTLSIRQIEIKETWDTLNQFQETGETVEVEVTGTNRGGVVVDVRGLRGFIPRSHLVERHNLDALVGQRLTVTLLDVNPDDEKLVCSHRQAAKASRMRYLVAGELVEGTVANIKPYGVFVELGGVTGLLHIKQISKARIPDLDNLFEEGQPLKVIVTEIDEWKNRISLSMKELESYPGEVLEKFQEVMDNAEERFSHHQSEEESPETNSPETPQE, encoded by the coding sequence ATGACTGCTCAATCTCGCTCTAATCGGGACCTGCCCTTTTCTATGGAGGACTTCGCCAAAGCCCTCGATGGCCACGATACAATTCCGGAAAAGGGACAATTGGTGACCGGAAAAGTCTTCCAACATGATGCTAATGGGGTTTATGTCGATATTGGTGGGAAGTCTCATGGCTTTTTGCCCCTCAAGGAAGTCTCAGCGGAATTAGTCACGGACCTCGAAGACGTCCTCCCCCTGAATCAGGAACGGGAGTTTCTGGTCATTCGTGGGGCCAATGCGGAGGGACAAGTGACCCTCTCCATTCGCCAGATTGAGATTAAGGAAACATGGGATACACTCAACCAATTCCAGGAGACGGGGGAGACCGTTGAGGTTGAAGTCACAGGAACCAACCGAGGCGGTGTGGTGGTTGATGTGCGGGGCTTGCGAGGCTTTATTCCGCGATCGCACCTCGTAGAACGCCATAACCTAGATGCCCTCGTGGGACAACGCCTCACCGTAACGCTGCTGGACGTCAACCCAGACGACGAGAAATTAGTCTGTTCCCACCGCCAAGCCGCCAAAGCCAGTCGGATGCGGTATCTCGTCGCCGGGGAGTTAGTCGAAGGAACCGTTGCCAATATCAAACCCTATGGCGTGTTTGTGGAGTTGGGCGGCGTGACGGGACTGTTGCATATTAAACAGATTAGTAAAGCCCGGATTCCCGATTTAGACAATCTATTTGAGGAAGGACAACCCCTGAAGGTGATTGTCACGGAAATTGATGAGTGGAAAAACCGGATTTCTCTGTCGATGAAGGAATTGGAAAGTTATCCCGGTGAGGTGTTAGAGAAGTTCCAAGAGGTGATGGATAACGCCGAGGAACGGTTTAGTCATCATCAAAGCGAAGAGGAGTCCCCCGAGACAAACTCTCCAGAGACCCCTCAGGAGTAA
- a CDS encoding dienelactone hydrolase family protein yields the protein MSVSSQWVTVENDGLALDAYLAQPREPGTYPAIVVFQEIFGVNAHIRAVTEQIAAQGYVAIAPALYQRLEPGFEVGYSDADLAKGREYKVQTQASELLSDTQASLNYLKGLPTTTDQFGCIGFCFGGHVAYLAATLPDIQVTASCYGAGIAQMCPGQEVGTTCDRTPAISGTLYAFFGTEDPLIPLEDVDTIEEALQEHNIDHKVFRYEGATHGFLCDQRDSYHPEVAKQAWSEIWQLFSQLND from the coding sequence ATGTCTGTATCATCTCAATGGGTTACGGTTGAAAATGATGGCTTGGCCCTTGATGCCTATTTGGCTCAACCGAGGGAACCAGGAACTTACCCGGCAATAGTGGTGTTTCAAGAAATTTTTGGGGTCAATGCTCATATCCGGGCGGTGACAGAACAGATTGCCGCCCAGGGGTATGTGGCGATCGCCCCGGCATTATACCAACGCCTCGAACCCGGCTTTGAGGTCGGCTACAGTGACGCCGATTTAGCCAAGGGACGGGAGTACAAAGTCCAAACCCAAGCCAGCGAACTCCTCAGCGACACCCAAGCCAGTCTGAACTATCTCAAAGGACTCCCCACCACCACAGACCAGTTTGGCTGTATTGGTTTCTGTTTTGGCGGTCATGTGGCCTACTTGGCGGCCACCCTCCCAGATATCCAGGTAACCGCCTCCTGTTATGGGGCCGGGATTGCCCAGATGTGTCCCGGCCAGGAGGTAGGGACCACCTGCGATCGCACCCCCGCCATTTCCGGCACACTATACGCCTTTTTCGGCACCGAAGATCCCCTAATCCCCTTAGAGGACGTAGACACCATCGAAGAGGCATTACAGGAGCATAACATCGACCATAAAGTGTTCCGCTACGAGGGCGCCACCCACGGCTTCCTCTGTGACCAGCGGGACAGTTACCATCCCGAGGTCGCCAAACAAGCCTGGAGCGAGATTTGGCAGTTGTTCAGCCAGTTGAATGATTAA
- a CDS encoding 6-carboxytetrahydropterin synthase — protein MDCIINRRAQFSAGHRYWLPELSEAENRQQFGACANVHGHGHNYVLYVSMAGELDEYGMVLNLSNIKHDIKREVTSQLDFSFLNEVWPEFKETLPTTENVARVIWQRLEPHLPLVKIQLSEHPDLWADYFGNGWEAHLTTCTHFSAAHRLAIADASDDENDAIYGKCAYPHGHGHNYNLEVTVKGEMDNRTGMIVDLGALNQLIEDLVAEPFDHTFLNYDIPHFAKLVPTTENFVLHIRDILTQPIRELGASLYKVKLIESPGNSCEVLGEADGEMPASEAELVGAV, from the coding sequence ATGGACTGTATCATCAATCGTCGCGCCCAATTTTCCGCCGGTCACCGCTACTGGCTCCCGGAACTCAGCGAAGCCGAGAATCGCCAGCAATTCGGGGCTTGTGCTAATGTTCATGGTCACGGTCATAATTATGTTCTTTATGTTTCCATGGCTGGAGAACTGGACGAGTATGGCATGGTGCTAAACTTATCCAACATCAAACATGATATTAAACGGGAAGTGACCAGTCAGCTTGACTTTTCCTTTTTGAATGAAGTTTGGCCGGAATTTAAAGAAACCTTACCCACCACAGAAAACGTCGCGCGAGTGATTTGGCAACGACTGGAGCCACACTTACCCCTGGTTAAAATTCAGCTTTCAGAACATCCCGATTTATGGGCCGATTATTTCGGCAACGGCTGGGAAGCTCATTTAACCACCTGTACTCATTTTAGTGCCGCCCATCGCCTGGCGATCGCCGATGCCAGTGACGATGAAAATGATGCGATTTATGGCAAATGTGCCTATCCCCACGGTCATGGTCACAACTACAATTTAGAAGTGACGGTGAAGGGAGAGATGGACAACCGCACGGGAATGATTGTTGATTTAGGGGCATTAAATCAACTGATTGAGGATTTGGTTGCCGAACCGTTCGACCATACCTTTTTGAATTATGACATTCCCCATTTTGCAAAACTTGTCCCCACCACTGAAAATTTTGTCCTGCATATTCGGGATATTTTAACTCAACCGATTCGCGAATTGGGGGCGAGTTTATATAAGGTTAAACTGATTGAAAGTCCGGGCAATTCTTGCGAAGTGTTGGGAGAAGCGGATGGAGAAATGCCTGCGTCGGAAGCGGAATTAGTGGGGGCGGTTTAG
- a CDS encoding glutamate-5-semialdehyde dehydrogenase yields MTVSTVASSSLAESAHRTRQAAQQLGYLSGDAKNAAIAAMADALEQAAAEIVEANAVDCEAAQQEGLAKPLYDRLKLSESKLQGAIAGVRDVGKLPDPVGVAQLHRELDDGLILKRITCPLGVLGVIFEARPDAAIQIASLALKSGNGVMFKGGKEARHSCQAIVAAIHRGLNSAGLPTDAIQLLTTREEILELLQLDSMVDLIIPRGSNAFVRFVQDNTRIPVLGHADGICHIFIDQSAVLDKAIPIVVDAKTQYPAACNAVETLLIHQGVAKAFLPPLAAALRKNGVTLRGDAIAQEIVEMEAATEDDWQTEYSDLVLAIRVVDSLGAAIAHINTYGSRHTDAIISESPQAVDSFLAQVDAAGVFHNCSTRFADGFRYGFGAEVGISTQQLPPRGPVGLEGLVTYKYQVVGNGHIAATYSGDDARAFSHRTL; encoded by the coding sequence ATGACTGTTTCTACTGTAGCGTCTTCGTCCTTGGCTGAAAGCGCCCATCGAACCCGTCAGGCGGCGCAACAGTTGGGATATCTCAGTGGTGATGCTAAAAACGCTGCCATCGCGGCCATGGCCGATGCCCTCGAACAGGCGGCGGCGGAGATTGTAGAGGCCAATGCGGTGGACTGTGAGGCGGCCCAACAGGAGGGCCTGGCCAAACCCCTCTACGATCGCCTCAAACTGAGTGAGAGTAAACTGCAAGGGGCGATCGCCGGTGTGCGAGATGTGGGCAAACTCCCCGATCCGGTGGGGGTGGCCCAGTTACACCGAGAACTCGATGATGGACTAATTCTAAAACGCATCACCTGTCCCCTGGGAGTGTTAGGGGTCATTTTCGAGGCCCGCCCCGATGCGGCGATTCAAATTGCCAGCTTAGCCCTCAAATCGGGGAATGGGGTCATGTTCAAAGGAGGCAAAGAAGCCCGTCACTCCTGCCAAGCCATCGTCGCCGCCATCCATCGTGGCCTCAACTCTGCCGGACTGCCCACCGATGCCATTCAACTCCTCACCACCCGGGAGGAAATCCTGGAGTTGCTGCAACTTGACTCCATGGTGGATTTAATTATCCCTCGGGGTTCCAATGCCTTTGTCCGGTTTGTGCAAGACAACACGCGAATCCCCGTATTAGGCCATGCCGATGGGATTTGTCATATCTTCATCGACCAAAGTGCTGTCCTCGATAAAGCTATCCCCATTGTGGTGGATGCCAAAACCCAATATCCTGCCGCCTGTAACGCCGTGGAAACCCTGTTAATTCATCAAGGGGTGGCGAAAGCCTTTTTACCCCCCTTAGCGGCGGCCCTGCGGAAAAACGGGGTGACGCTGCGGGGGGATGCGATCGCCCAGGAGATTGTGGAGATGGAGGCGGCCACGGAGGATGACTGGCAAACAGAATATAGCGATTTAGTCCTGGCTATTCGCGTGGTGGACTCTCTCGGAGCGGCGATCGCCCATATCAACACCTATGGCTCCCGCCATACCGATGCCATTATCAGTGAATCCCCCCAAGCGGTGGATAGCTTTTTGGCTCAAGTCGATGCGGCGGGAGTCTTCCATAACTGTTCCACCCGATTTGCCGATGGCTTCCGCTATGGCTTCGGGGCAGAAGTGGGCATTAGTACCCAACAACTGCCGCCTCGGGGCCCCGTTGGCTTAGAAGGCTTGGTGACCTATAAATACCAAGTGGTGGGCAACGGTCATATCGCCGCCACTTACAGCGGCGACGATGCCCGAGCCTTTAGCCACCGGACGTTATAA
- a CDS encoding LysM peptidoglycan-binding domain-containing M23 family metallopeptidase: MKRMLNLWQWSRSRWGRWCSGFLLALSLTLASASLVPLLAQDAGGPSFPRVTRPRESFCPPSALSRVRSHTVAPGETLQAIADGYNLFPTTLMGMNPQIRNGQVQPGMRLRIPPFDGIEVNVSRGQMWEDLAQEYNVRADVLFEVNNCNPPTDIAFIPGANWNPHRDTPDAAPGEDAIPSIATLAEYPLPNVVEALLGYGWVLPPGSNQVIFHSGVDLPAEEGTSVRVSEDGIVAFAGRQDPYGNFVVINHSQGRQTRYAHLETLTVEQGEFVDAGQPLGTVGTSGEPDVPQPHLHFEVRSNTELGWVAQNPATYL, encoded by the coding sequence ATGAAACGAATGTTAAACCTGTGGCAATGGAGTCGTTCCCGCTGGGGACGTTGGTGCAGTGGGTTTCTGCTCGCCTTAAGCCTAACTCTGGCCAGTGCCAGCCTGGTTCCCCTATTAGCTCAAGATGCTGGGGGGCCCAGCTTTCCCCGTGTGACTCGCCCGAGGGAAAGTTTTTGTCCCCCCTCGGCCCTGTCCCGGGTGCGATCGCATACCGTGGCCCCAGGAGAAACCCTACAGGCGATCGCCGATGGGTATAATCTCTTCCCCACCACCCTCATGGGGATGAACCCCCAAATCCGCAATGGTCAGGTTCAGCCGGGAATGCGACTGAGGATTCCCCCCTTCGATGGTATTGAAGTCAATGTCAGTCGGGGACAGATGTGGGAAGATTTAGCCCAGGAGTATAACGTGCGGGCTGATGTTCTGTTTGAGGTCAACAATTGCAACCCTCCCACAGATATTGCCTTTATCCCCGGTGCGAACTGGAATCCCCATCGAGACACCCCCGATGCTGCCCCTGGAGAGGACGCCATCCCCAGCATCGCCACCTTGGCGGAATATCCCTTACCGAACGTCGTTGAGGCCCTTCTCGGGTATGGTTGGGTTCTCCCTCCCGGCTCAAATCAGGTGATTTTCCACAGTGGCGTGGACTTACCGGCGGAGGAAGGCACCTCGGTTAGGGTGAGTGAAGATGGCATTGTGGCCTTTGCCGGACGACAAGACCCCTATGGCAATTTTGTCGTGATTAATCATAGCCAAGGCCGTCAAACTCGCTATGCTCATCTGGAAACCCTGACCGTCGAACAGGGGGAATTCGTCGATGCCGGACAACCCCTAGGAACCGTCGGGACTAGCGGTGAGCCGGATGTTCCCCAGCCTCATCTCCATTTTGAGGTTCGCAGTAACACCGAACTGGGTTGGGTGGCCCAAAACCCAGCCACCTATCTCTGA
- a CDS encoding ATP-dependent Clp protease ATP-binding subunit: MAVYAPSTVLAWNIAAIEAKSGHASEISPAHLLLGLCKLCDLDLDRFCPRQIRDNPMQRRDFRSDIQVLQQWFDTWGLDRSNFRRQLRSQISSATPLPVHQGIMHRDAQARQVFGRAEELSALQSLDEAVVRPYHLLQALCELSNTPWDDLLSQMSACGVDTPFGDGAEWALDALPADPHLLLDGDPLYQDLEKPATPLLDCFGRDLSELARKCQLDPVVGRQTEILALASILMQKRKRNAILVGDPGVGKTCIVEGLTQWLASSSGPPEALRQKRVVEVSMASLLAGSKYRGEFEERIQALIREASAAADTIVFIDEIHTVLGAGGTGASDAANILKPALARGEIHCIGATTVREYRQTIEKDGALERRFQVVWVSEPTPEETQAILQGLRSQFERHHDLKIHDSALTAAVELTGRYVSDSRFPDKAIDVIDRACAEARLDSGSLLSQKGVPLSGPRSISRNDIARVVAHQCRLPLEQISEDERSRLLRLESALRKQVMGQDEAIAAVADTIRTARAGLKAPQKPVGAFLFVGPTGTGKTQLAQALAEFLFDSPLKLIRVDMSEYMEPSSMSRLIGAPPGYIGHEGEGQLTGAVRTHPYSVVLFDEIEKAHPQVLDLFLQILDEGRLTDSHGNQVSFRETIIIMTSNLGAGASSQGNLGFGLEGESSGEGDRQRDRETIFKTLRQSLRPELLNRIGQIVYFDPLSVDTLRQIVEKVIEQVQHRLQRQHLRLKLTETAYELLMEQGYNREFGAREIERTVERLLVRPLSRAILSGQFSPHSLICADARENELRFESIPLRRRKRVKTALKGE; encoded by the coding sequence ATGGCTGTTTACGCGCCTAGCACTGTTCTCGCTTGGAACATCGCCGCGATCGAGGCAAAATCCGGTCATGCAAGCGAGATTTCCCCGGCTCATCTGTTGCTGGGACTTTGTAAACTCTGCGATCTGGACTTAGACCGGTTTTGTCCGCGACAAATTCGCGACAATCCCATGCAGAGGCGAGATTTTCGCAGTGATATCCAAGTGTTACAACAATGGTTTGATACTTGGGGACTCGATCGCAGTAATTTTCGCCGTCAGCTGCGATCGCAAATCTCCTCGGCCACTCCTCTACCGGTGCATCAGGGAATCATGCACCGAGATGCCCAGGCGCGACAGGTGTTTGGCCGGGCGGAGGAACTCTCGGCTTTACAATCGTTAGATGAGGCGGTGGTGCGCCCCTATCATCTGTTGCAGGCCCTGTGTGAATTGAGTAATACTCCCTGGGATGACCTTCTCTCACAAATGAGTGCTTGTGGGGTGGATACGCCCTTTGGGGATGGGGCGGAATGGGCGTTGGATGCTCTACCGGCAGACCCTCATTTACTCCTAGACGGCGATCCCCTTTATCAAGATTTGGAAAAACCGGCCACGCCGCTCCTGGATTGTTTTGGCCGGGATTTGTCGGAGTTGGCCCGCAAATGTCAACTCGATCCGGTGGTGGGCCGACAAACGGAGATTCTCGCTCTGGCCAGTATCCTAATGCAGAAACGTAAACGCAATGCGATTTTGGTGGGAGATCCGGGTGTGGGCAAAACCTGCATTGTCGAAGGTTTAACCCAATGGCTGGCCAGTTCCTCGGGACCCCCAGAGGCCCTGCGCCAAAAACGAGTGGTGGAAGTCTCGATGGCGTCACTGTTGGCGGGGTCTAAATATCGGGGTGAGTTTGAGGAGCGGATTCAGGCCCTGATTCGCGAGGCCAGTGCGGCGGCGGATACGATTGTCTTTATTGATGAAATCCATACGGTGTTGGGGGCTGGGGGAACGGGGGCTAGTGATGCGGCGAATATCCTTAAACCAGCTCTGGCCCGGGGAGAAATTCACTGTATTGGGGCAACGACGGTTCGGGAATATCGCCAGACCATTGAGAAGGATGGGGCGTTAGAACGGCGTTTTCAGGTGGTGTGGGTGTCGGAACCGACGCCTGAGGAGACGCAGGCGATTTTGCAGGGATTGCGATCGCAGTTTGAGCGTCACCATGACCTAAAAATTCACGATAGCGCCTTGACGGCGGCGGTGGAGTTAACGGGCCGCTATGTCAGTGATTCTCGTTTCCCGGATAAGGCCATTGATGTGATTGATCGCGCCTGTGCTGAGGCCCGTTTGGATTCGGGGAGTCTGCTGAGTCAGAAAGGGGTTCCTCTCTCGGGCCCTCGTTCTATTAGCCGTAATGATATTGCTCGGGTGGTGGCTCATCAATGTCGGTTACCCCTGGAACAGATTTCTGAAGATGAGCGATCGCGCTTATTACGACTTGAAAGCGCCCTGCGAAAACAGGTGATGGGCCAAGATGAGGCGATCGCCGCTGTGGCCGATACGATTCGCACGGCTCGGGCCGGTTTAAAAGCGCCGCAAAAGCCGGTGGGAGCCTTTTTATTTGTGGGGCCGACGGGAACCGGAAAAACCCAGTTAGCTCAAGCCTTAGCGGAATTTCTCTTTGACAGTCCCCTGAAATTGATTCGGGTGGATATGTCGGAATATATGGAACCGAGTTCCATGTCGCGGTTAATTGGTGCGCCGCCGGGATATATCGGCCATGAGGGGGAAGGCCAGTTAACGGGAGCCGTTCGCACCCATCCCTATAGTGTGGTTTTGTTCGATGAAATTGAGAAAGCGCATCCCCAGGTTTTGGATTTATTCCTGCAAATTTTAGATGAGGGCCGACTCACGGATAGTCATGGCAATCAGGTATCGTTCCGAGAGACCATTATTATCATGACCTCCAATTTAGGGGCTGGGGCCAGTTCTCAGGGAAATTTAGGCTTTGGCTTAGAGGGTGAGAGTTCGGGAGAGGGCGATCGGCAGCGCGATCGTGAGACAATTTTCAAAACCTTACGACAATCCCTACGGCCGGAACTGCTGAATCGTATCGGGCAAATTGTCTATTTCGATCCGCTTTCTGTGGATACCTTGCGGCAGATTGTCGAGAAAGTCATTGAGCAAGTCCAGCACCGCTTGCAACGGCAACATCTGCGGCTCAAACTGACGGAAACGGCCTATGAGTTACTAATGGAACAGGGGTACAACCGTGAGTTTGGCGCTCGGGAGATTGAGCGCACCGTGGAACGGCTACTGGTCCGTCCTCTGAGTCGCGCCATCCTCAGTGGCCAGTTTTCTCCCCATTCCCTGATTTGCGCCGATGCACGGGAGAACGAGTTACGGTTTGAGTCAATTCCCCTGCGGCGACGGAAACGGGTTAAAACCGCACTTAAGGGGGAGTAA
- a CDS encoding RusA family crossover junction endodeoxyribonuclease: protein MSQQTRRRQRLNLWKQQVRQAAETGWSDGSPPLTGALALQVIYFYQNHELDIDNIVKPIQDALIGLIYDDDVQITDILICKRQLDKTFKIRNPSLVLEQGLSKNQEFLYISISQYPKQKVLELWTI, encoded by the coding sequence GTGTCTCAACAAACTCGGCGACGACAACGACTGAACCTGTGGAAACAGCAGGTTCGTCAGGCAGCTGAGACAGGGTGGTCAGACGGATCTCCTCCCTTGACGGGTGCATTGGCCCTACAAGTCATTTATTTTTATCAAAATCATGAGTTGGATATTGATAACATTGTTAAGCCGATTCAAGATGCCTTAATTGGACTAATTTATGATGATGATGTTCAAATTACGGATATTCTCATTTGTAAAAGACAACTGGATAAAACCTTTAAAATCAGAAATCCATCGTTAGTATTGGAACAAGGATTATCTAAAAATCAGGAGTTTTTATATATTTCGATTAGTCAATATCCCAAGCAAAAGGTGTTAGAACTATGGACTATTTAA